ACAATTGGTGTACCGAACAAGGTAGTCTGCAAAAAATGAGTCGGTTATTAAAAAATGCTACAACCGGATAGCAAATAGGATGGAGGAACTGAAAAGTAAGCGATTGAGTGTTACCGAGGCGATGGTACGGCAGGAAACCCTCAACAGGATGAAGGAGATAACTGAGGCCCTGCGGTCCATGGATACCATGAGGAATTTTGACGAAAATGCCGGTAGAGCCCATTCGGATACTAAATCTGGTGCAGGTTGAGTTTGTGTTGAAGATTGGATTGGGAGTTTTAGAGCTTATCTGAAGTACTTTCTACTAAGCCTGGTATTTATGGTTAAGGCAATTCTGGTATAGAAAGTCAAAAACAAAAACCCGGCGTGGCCGGGCTTCAATTAGTTTTGTAGTACAATGGTTTCTTCCTATTCTTTTTCTTTATTAGCGGCACTACTCCCAAATAGACGGATGGCCCAGAGCAGAATGACCGCTCCGATTGTGCTAGTAATTAAGCTTCCAACAAGGCCATAAGTGGTAATTCCTAGCCAGGAGAACACATATCCTCCGATGAATGCACCTATAATGCCTACGATGATATCAGCCCAAAGCCCGAACCCGTGGCCACGGACAAATTGTCCGGCAATCCAACCAGCAACCGCTCCAATAATCAGGTACCAAATTACGTTACTAACCATAAGATCACCTCCAAAACCTAGGCTTCCCCGTTTGACACTATTTATCCAGAGGCTATTATCTGATAGAAGTCGTTAAGTGCCTATGTTCATATGCTATACTTTAGGGGATGCTTTTGAAAGCTATGACAACCACTGACGATAACGTCTATTACTGAACCTCCGTCCGGCAAAAGATGTTGGAGTTATACGAAGAAGCAGGTAGAATGCGGTTACTTAATCTGGTCGAAACCCGCTGCCGCTTCTNTACTTTTTCTATTGGAAAAACAGGAAAGTATTAAGGATAAATAAAGGAATAAGGATAGAAATCGACCAACCCATATAAGCGAAAAAACTAGGCATTTTGATGCCGCTTCCTTCTGCAATAGATCGCACCATAAAATTTGGCGCATTGCCGATATACGTATTGGCTCCCATAAACACAGACCCCGCTGAAATCGCCATTAAAATACCGGGCGCCATCGTCCCCAAGTCGGTCCATACTCCTGATACAGTCCCCAGTCCACCCGCTATTGATAAAAAAACCAGATAAGTAGGCGCATTATCAAGGAACCCGGATAATATGCCAGTTGCCCAGAAAAACTGCGCGGGTGTCGTCACCCCAAGTTCTCCGCCCCGCGACTGTAAAATCGCGAGGGCCGGAATAATAGTGGCGAAAATCCCGGCAAACAAAACAGCGACCTCTTTAATCGGCCCCCAGGTAAACTGGTTTTCCCGGCGCAATGCAGGAGGGGTCAGCCGCAGCGAGAGCAATGCCAGCAGCACAATAATACTGTCCCTGCAGATATTGATCAGCGGCATCACCAAAGTGTGCCCGTCCGCGGTTAACAGACCGATTCCCCGGTCATGGCCGGCGGCAGAATCAAAGAAGAACGGATGCTTGGCGAACAAGCCACTAAACACAATTGCTGCGATAATGCCGCCGATAAAAGCGAAATTCATTAAACCAGCCACTCTGAGAGGATGCCTGCCGCCGGCATCCGCCGGTTGCATTTGAAGTGAAACAGGTGCCTCCTTTTTTATAAAGTAAGAGTCCATAAAATAATAAACCCCTAAGAGTGCCAATACATTTACCAAAAACAATGGCAGCAGCTTTAGTGTCCAAAAGAACGGAACTCCATGCAAAAAACCCAGAAAC
This window of the Acetonema longum DSM 6540 genome carries:
- a CDS encoding GlsB/YeaQ/YmgE family stress response membrane protein — translated: MVSNVIWYLIIGAVAGWIAGQFVRGHGFGLWADIIVGIIGAFIGGYVFSWLGITTYGLVGSLITSTIGAVILLWAIRLFGSSAANKEKE